Proteins encoded in a region of the Bacteroidota bacterium genome:
- a CDS encoding alpha/beta hydrolase-fold protein, whose amino-acid sequence MSRYLLALLALALPLGVWSQPVSGDRVEEVAELAIGDTFLLQSEVLGEARRVNVYAPASYHASDTLRLPVLYMPDGGIGEDFLHIAGLVQISSLNGTMRPHLLVGIENTERRRDLTGPTTVASDRDIAPRVGGSAAFRAFLRDELMPVIEASYRTTGETALVGESLAGLFVVETLLRTPDLFDTYIAVDPSLWWDEERLANDAVEVLTDAVDLDATLYLAASGQPELAALTERMAAALAEAAPPGLTLHHRAWPEEHHWTVYHPAALAAFRTVFAPPFDD is encoded by the coding sequence GTCTGGTCTCAACCCGTTTCCGGCGACCGCGTCGAGGAGGTCGCGGAGCTTGCCATCGGCGACACGTTTCTGCTCCAGTCCGAGGTGTTGGGCGAAGCACGACGGGTGAACGTGTACGCCCCGGCGAGCTACCACGCCTCGGACACGCTCCGCCTGCCGGTGCTCTACATGCCCGACGGCGGGATCGGGGAAGACTTCCTCCACATCGCGGGGCTTGTCCAGATCTCATCGCTCAACGGGACGATGCGCCCCCACCTCCTGGTCGGCATCGAGAACACGGAGCGCCGCCGCGACCTCACAGGCCCTACCACGGTCGCGTCCGATCGAGACATCGCCCCGCGGGTGGGCGGATCGGCGGCCTTCCGCGCGTTTCTCCGCGACGAGCTGATGCCCGTCATCGAGGCGTCGTACCGGACAACCGGAGAGACGGCCCTCGTGGGCGAGTCGCTCGCGGGACTGTTCGTCGTCGAGACCCTGCTCCGCACGCCGGATCTGTTCGACACCTACATCGCTGTCGACCCGAGCCTGTGGTGGGACGAGGAGCGCCTCGCGAACGACGCCGTGGAGGTGCTGACGGACGCCGTGGACCTCGACGCCACGCTGTACCTCGCCGCGAGTGGGCAGCCGGAACTCGCGGCGCTCACGGAGCGCATGGCGGCGGCGTTGGCCGAGGCCGCTCCGCCCGGGCTGACGCTGCACCACCGCGCATGGCCCGAGGAGCACCACTGGACAGTCTACCATCCGGCCGCGCTCGCGGCGTTCCGCACGGTCTTCGCCCCGCCCTTCGACGACTAA